The segment CGTCTGCCAGAGCGAGTTCGAGGCACTGGTGCTGGAAGCAAGCCAGATCAAGGCCCACACTCCCAAGTACAACATCCTGCTGAAGGACGACAAGGGCTACAGCTATATCAAGGTGACAAAGGAGCCATGGCCCCGGCTCTCCTTCGTGCTGCAAAAGGAGGAGGACGATGCCGAGTATATCGGCCCCTATACCTCCAGTTTTGCGGCCCGGCAGATGGCGGAAACGGCCATGGATGCCTTTCTGCTGCCGCGCTGCAATAAGCGTTTCCCGCAGGAGATCGGCAGGGGACGCCCCTGCCTGAATGCGCACATCGGCAAATGCATGGCAGTGTGCAGCGGAAAGATCTGCTGCGAGACCTACAACGAGGCGGTCAAGAATGCTGTGCACCTGATCCGCTACGGCAAAAAGGACATCCTGAAGATCCTCAACGAGCGGATGCAGGAGGCCTCGGACCGGCTGGAATTTGAGACGGCGGCCCTGCTGCGGGACCAGATCGCAGCCATCACCAAGGTGAGCGCCGGGCAGAAGGTCATTGTGGACCCGGATGTGGAGATGGATGTGGTGGCGCTGGCAGGCACGCCGGACAGCGTGTGTGCGGCGGTGCTGCGCTTCCGGGACGGACGGCTGACCGACAAGCGGGAGTTTTTGTTCCACGATACCTCGGATATCGCCGCCGTGCGGGAGGAATTTCTGCCCCGGTATTATCTGGATGACGAGCAGATCCCCAAGATCATTGCGGTGGACGAGCTGCCGCCGGACAGCGATGCCTTGCAGCAGGCGCTGAACGAAAAGCGCGGCAGCGAGGTGCAGCTGTATGTGCCCCAGCGGGGCGATAAGGCCCATCTGGTGGAGATGGCCCACACCAACGCGGTGGAGCGTCTTGCCCGGGAGAGCGGCCGTTACGCCCGGGAGGAAAAACTGCTGGACGAGCTGGCGCAGGTGCTGGGCCTTGCAAAGCCGCCCCGGGCTATTGAGAGCTACGATATCTCCAACTGGGGCGATGGCTCCAGCGTCTGCGGCATGGTCACCTTCAGGGATGGCAAGCCCTATAAGGCGGGCTACCGCAGATTCAAAATGAAGACGGTGGCGGGCACTGACGACTATGCATCGCTGGCAGAGACCGTCTCCCGACGGGCGGCAGAGTATGAAAAGTACGCAGAGCTTGCAAAAAAGGGAGAACCCTGCAGCAACTGGTTCGGGCAGAAGCCGGATCTGCTTTTGATGGACGGCGGCAGGGGGCAGGTGAGCGCGGCAAAAGAAGCACTGGCCGGGACTGCCCTTGCGGATGTGCCGCTCTACGGCATGGTGAAGGACGACCACCACCGTACCCGTGCCATCGTGGACAGCGAGGGGCGGGAAATTGCCATCAACATGAACCGGGGCACCTTTACTTTTATCACGGCCATTCAGGACGAGACCCATCGCTTTGCCAATGCCTACCGCAAGCAGCAGATGAAGCAGAAGAGTTATTCCTCCACCCTGACCGAGATCCCCGGCATCGGCCCCAAGACAGCCAAGGCGCTGATGGCCCAGTTCAAAAGCGTAGGCGCGGTGAAGGAAGCCACGCCTGACCAGCTGGAAAACACCCCCGGCGTGGGGAAACAGACGGCACAGACCATCTACGAGTATTTTCACGCATAAAACCCTCTCAGTCATCGCTGCGCGATACCAGCTCTCCCGAAAGGGAGAGCTTTTTGCATTCAGATGCAATGAATGTGCAGAGCTGAAAAAAACGCGATTGATACATTTACCGGTTACGGCCCTTTCCGTGAAAAGACAAAACCCGGCAGACCGCAGTCTGCCGGGTTTTGCAATATTAAAATGAATTTTCCGCTGAAAATGCCCAGAGCAAAGCGGAGGGCATTCAAATGATTCAGTTCTCCGCAGAAATATCCTGACCGAAATACTTCTCGCTCAGCTCTTTCAGGGTGCCATCGGCACGCAGCTCCTCAATGGCGGTGTTGATGGCTTCCAGCAGGGTGGCGCTGGCATCACCCTTGCGCAGGGGGATGGCAACGTGAGAAGCGTCCTCGGTCTGGGCCACCAGCTTGAAATCTGCGTCCGGGTGGACGTTCAGGTAATCGTAGAAGGAAACATCGGCGTTCAGAGTGGCGTCGATGCGGCCAGCGGTGAGTAGCTGGATGGTCTCTTCCAGTGTGTCGATGCCCTGCACGGTGGCGCCATAGCTTTCGGCCAGCTCCATGTAGGTGGAAGCCAGACTGTTGGCGGTGGTCTTGCCCTTCAGGTCTTCAAAGCTGGTGATGTCCTCGTTGTCCTTGCGGACGGCAAGGGCGGTGTGGATGTAGCCGTAGGGCACAGTGAAATCATAGGTCTTGGCGCGCTCGTCGGTCACTTCCACGCCGTTGCACACGATGTCGTAGCGGCCTGCGTCCAGACCGGCAAACAGGCTGTCCCAGTCGCTTTCCACGTACTCCGGCTCCACACCCAGCTTTTCGGCAATGGCGCGGGACACCTCCACGTCGTAGCCCACAAGGGTGTCGCTCTCATCATGGAAGCTCCAGGGCTGCCATGCGCCTTCCAGGGCAACGATCAGTTTGCCGCTGGACTGGATGCTGGACAGCTGGTCGCTGGCAGCAGGAGCCACAGAGGCGGCCGTGCCGGAAGCAGCGGTGGAGCTGGAAGAATTGGAGCAGCCAGCCAGAGTCAGCACACCGGCAGCGGCCATGACGCTCATAAGAGAAATAAAGGTTCTGCGTTTCATAGTTGGATTCCCTTTCCTCTATAAAAATATTTGTGAAATAAACTCCTTCAGGCACAGCTGACGCTGCGCCAGCTCCCTCAAAGAGGGAGACTTTCTGGTTTTGCCAAAGGCCCCATCCCAGAGGGGGCTGTCTGCGAAGCAGACTGGGGGAGTTGGTTAAACCTCACTCGGTGTGAGCAATCTTGCGCAAAAATTCGCGGGTACGCTCCTCTTTCGGGTCTGCAAAGAACTGGCGGGAGGGAGCCTGCTCCACCACTACGCCGTTCTCCATGAAAACGGTCTTGGAGGAAACATTGCGGGCAAAGCCCATCTCGTGGGTGACCACCAGCATGGTCATGCCCTCTTCGGCCAGCTGCCGCATGACCGAGAGCACCTCACCGGTCAATTCCGGGTCCAGCGCGCTGGTGGGCTCGTCAAAATAGATGATCTCCGGGTCAGACGCCAGTGCCCGGGCAATGGCCACGCGCTGCTGCTGGCCGCCGGAAAGCTGACGAGGGTAGGAGTCTGCCCGGTCGGCAAGGCCCACTTTTGCCAGCATTTTCATACCCACGGCGTCCGCCTGCTCTCTGGGCATCCTGCGGGCCACGATCAGCCCCTCGGTCACGTTCTGCAGAGCGGTCTTGTTCCGGAAGAGGTTGTAGTTCTGGAACACAAAGGCCGTCTTTTTGCGCAGGCGGGCGATGTCGGCCCGGTTTGCATGGGCCAGATCAAAGCTCTCGCCGTCAAGGATCAGCTGGCCAGCGTCGGCAGTCTCAAGAAAGTTCAGACACCGCAGCAGGGTGGTCTTGCCGGAGCCGGAGGGGCCGAGAATGGCCACCACATCGCCCTTTTCAACGGTCAGGTCCACCCCGCGCAGCACCTGCAGCTCTTGGGCAGCCTTTCGCGCACCGGGACGGTGGAAGATGCCCGCATGCAGGCCGGGCTTTGCATCAGTGCGGAATGTTTTCTGCACATTGCGGATCTCTAACATTGCCATAAAACCCACACTCCTTTCTCACTGGAAGCCGTGGGCATTCAGCCGACGCTCCAGCAAAGCCTGCAGCTTGGTGATGACTGTACAGAACAGCAGGTACACCACAGCCACCTCGCAGTAGATGGGCAGGAAGATGTAGGTGCGGGCGGCTACCCGCTGTCCCGCCATGAACAGCTCGGCCACCGTGATATTGGACGCCAGCGAGGTGTCTTTGATCATGCCGATGAGCGAGTTGGAGAGGGCGGGCACTGCCGTGCGCAGGGCCTGCGGCAGCACGATGCGGCGCATGATCTGCCACCAGCTCATGCCCACGCAGTAACCGGCTTCCAGCTGGCCCTGTGGCACGCTTTCCAGCGCACCGCGCATGGTCTCGGCGCAGTAGGCACCCTCGTTGAAGGCAAAGGCGATGACCGCAGCCGGGAAAGCGTCCAGCATGATGCCCACGCTGGGCAGACCATAAAAGATGATGAATAGCTGCACCAGCAGCGGCGTGCCGCGGATGACCCAGATGTAGAACCGTGCGATCTGCCGCAGCACCGGCACATTGGCGTACTGCACCAGCGCGACGGCCACGGCAATAATCATGGCAAAAAAGAAGGAGACAAGGGTCAGCGGGATGGTCATGGTCAGGCCGGCTGTCAGGATACGCGGCAGGGCCTCCGCCAGCACGCTGACCGTGCGGTTGGAAAAAAATGCTTCAAACATGAAAAATGTTCCCTCAGAACGGTGTTCAGATACTCTCTGTGTTGTCCGGAATAAAGGTATTATAAACCTTGAAGTGCACTTGAAGTCAAGGCTTTTTGCCAAATTCCTACAAAACCTACCAGAATACTATAGCATGAATCCGGATGGAGTGCAAACGGTTTGTGCAAAACGCGTGATGTGTACAAAAACGGACGACCCATCTGGAAAACTTTGTGCAATGCGGCAAGCGGTTGACGGCGCACCTGCTTTCGTGTACAATGGACGTGACAACGCGCACCGGGCAGAGCACCGGCATGGGCGCAAATTTACCGCCGGGCACAGCTGCCCTGTGCGGTGCAGACACGGAGGACACGAACGTGACAAAGAAAAAAATCGGCGTTTTGGGCGCAGGCACCTGGGGTATGGCGCTGGCACGGATGCTGTGCGTCAGCGGCAATGAGGTGCAGGTGTGGTCGGCACTGCCGGCCGAGGTGGACAGCCTTTCTGCTGCCCGGGTGCACCCCAACCTGCCGGGCATGAAGATCCCGGCAGAGCTGCAGTTCACCAAGAGCATCGAGGAGGTGTGCACCGGCAAGGATGTGCTGCTGTTTGCAGTGCCGTCGGTGTTTGTGCGCTCCACCACCGCCAAGGCCCGGCCCTATATCCCGGACGGACAGATCCTTGTGGACGTTGCCAAGGGCATGGAGCCGGATACCTTATATACCATGACCGAGGTCATCGCCGACGAGCTGAACCGTGAGGGCGGCCCCAAAGGGGTAAAGCTGGTAGCGCTCTCCGGCCCCACCCACGCCGAAGAGGTGGCGCTGGACATGCCCACCACCATCGTTTCGGCCTGCCCGGATGAACGGGCTGCAGAATTTGTGCAGGACGTGTTCAGCAACACCTGTATGCGGGTGTACACCAACCCCGACATCAAAGGCGTGGAGCTGAGCGGCGCGCTGAAGAACGTGATCGCGCTGGGCGTGGGCATCTCTACCGGCCTTGGCTATGGTGACAACGCCCGCGCGGCCCTCATCACCCGCGGCATTGCCGAGATCGCCCGGCTGGGTGTGGCCATGGGCTGCAACATCCACACCTTTGCGGGTCTGGCCGGCATCGGCGACCTGATCGTGACGGCCACCAGTATGCACAGCCGCAACAACCGCGCCGGCATCCTGATCGGCAAGGGCGAAAGCCCGGAGCAGGCCGTCAAGGAAGTCGGCATGGTGGTGGAGGGCATCAATGCACTGCCTGCCGCTATGGAGCTGGCTGCAAAGTACAATGTGGAAATGCCCATTGTGCAGACGGTGAACGCCATCGTGAAGGAGGGCATGAGCGCCAGCGACGCTTTGCGCACCCTGATGGATCGTAACCGCAAGAACGAAATGCCGCAGGGATACGAAAATAACGGGTAAAAACCAGTGAAAAGGCAGCTGACCGCAGGGTCGGCTGCCTTTTGTCCTTTTACGGGCAGTCCGGCTGCCCCGCAGACACCGAAAACACAAAATAATTCAAATTTTTTACCAAAATCAGACGAAAAAGGGTGGAAGGTCGGGAAACTTTCTGCTATACTGAAACAGAACGCAAAAACCGGGGGACGTTTTGTGCACCCTGCCGGAGAGAAAGAGAGGAATCTGCCATGCCGTCAACCTATGCGCACCGCCGCTTTGGCGCCAATGTGCTGGAACATCTGCCGGATGAACTGCGTGCTCAGCTGGAACAGAACCGTGAGCTTTACGATATCGGCCTGCACGGGCCGGACCTGCTGTTTTATTATCATGCTGCCAAGTCCAACCCGGTGGGTGCACTGGGCAACGCCATGCACGAGGAGCCGGGGCGGGTCTTTTTTGACCGGGCGCGCAGGGTGGTGCACTGCGCGGCGGACCGGGATGCTGCGCTGGCCTATGCGCTGGGCTTTGTCTGCCACTTTGCGCTGGACAGCACCTGCCATCCCTATGTGGAGCAGTTCACCCGGGAAAGCGGTGTGACCCACTGCGAGATCGAGACCGAGTTCGACAACATGCTGCTGCGCCGGGACGGATACGACCCGCTGAAGTTTTTCACGGCCAGCCATATCCACCCGTCGGAGAAGAACGCGGGGATCATTGCGCCGTTCTACGAGGGCATCTCGGAGCAGACCGCGCTGGAAGCACTCAAGGGAATGATCTCGGTGCACAGACTCCTGCAGGCGTCCAACCCGGTCAAGCGCTGGGTGGTGCTGACCGGCATGAAGGTGGTGGGCAAATATGATATGCTGCACGGCCTTGTGGCAAATCCGCAGCCGAACCCGAAGTGCGTGAAAAGCGGCAAGCAGCTGGAAGCGCTGTACGCCAAGGCTCTGCCGCTGGCAGAAACGCTGATCCTGGAGTTTATGGCAAAGCTGGATACTGAGGAACCGCTGGATAAGGCCTACGACCATACCTTTGGGGAGTTCTGAGTAAGTCGATGCAGGCCAGCAGGGAAAGACGCTGTTTCCTGCTACGACCCTTTTGGTGAAAATGTGTTTGGAGCGCTCCGCAGAGCGCGACAAACACGAAAATAAAAATAAAATTTCCGCTGAATAGGGCCAGAGCGTGCGCAGCGGCCATTTTAAATGATGAAATCTAAAAAGAGGGGGCACCGCCCGGCGGTGCGAGAGGAAACAAGATGAAACATGAAAAATTCAAGGTGACACCGCTGGAACGCGCGTGGATCCTGTACGATGTGGGCAACTCGGCCTTTGTGCTGATGATCGCAACGCTGGTGCCCATCTTCTTCAACGCGCTGGCTGAGGCCGGCGGGCTGAGCTCGGTGAACTATCTGGCCTACTGGGGCTACGCAAGCTCGGTGGTCACGGTGATCACCGCCGTGCTGGGGCCCATTCTGGGCACGCTGGCCGACACCAGAGGCTTCAAGAAGCCCATCTTCATGCTCTGCCTGTTCGTGGGCGTGGCAGGCTGCTGTGCCATGGGCCTTGCCACGACATGGCTGCCGTTCCTGCTCATCTTCATCCTTGCAAAGATCGGCTTTTCGGGCAGTCTGGTGTTCTACGATTCCATGCTGGGCGATGTGACCACCCCGGAACGCATGGATGTTGTGTCCTCGCAGGGCTATGCATGGGGCTACATTGGCAGCTGCTTGCCCTTTGTGGTGTGCTTGGCGCTGGTGCTGGGCAGCGGAGCCATCGGCCTGAGCCAGATGACTGCCCTTTCCGTGGCACTGCTCATCACCGCCGTGTGGTGGCTGGGCACCACCTTGCCGTTGCTGCGGAAGTATAAGCAAATCAACTATGTGGAGGTGAAGCAGCACGCCATCCAGCAGAGCTTTGTGCGCATCGGCCACACCCTCAAGCACCTGCACGAGGATAAGCAGGTGTTCTGGTTCCTGCTGGCTTTCTTCTGCTACATCGACGGCGTGTATACCATCATCGATATGGCCACTGCCTACGGCACGGCACTGGGGCTGGAGACCACCGGCCTTTTGCTGGCCCTGCTGGTGACGCAGATCGTGGCCTTCCCGTCGGCGCTGATCTTTGGACGTCTGAGCGCAAAATATCCGTCCAGCCAGCTTATCCCGGTCTGCATCGCAGCCTACACCGGCATTGCGGTGTTCGCCTTCTTCCTGACCAGCCAGTGGCAGTTCTGGGTGCTGGCTGTGCTGGTGGGCATGTTCCAGGGCGGTGTGCAGGCGCTCAGCCGCAGCCACTTTGCCAAGATCATCCCGGTGGAGAAATCCGGCGAATACTTCGGCCTGTTCGATATCTGCGGCAAGGGCGCATCCTTCCTTGGCACCATGATCGTGAGCGTGGGCAGCCAGCTGACCGGCAGCGCCAATGTGGGCATCGGAATGCTGGCGGTGCTGTTTGCGGTGGGCTTTGTGCTGTTCCGGGTCTCCTGCGGGACCGAGGACGCAAAACAGGTGTAATAACACGATTTAAAATAGCCGACGCGGTCGCTTTGGCAATATCAGAGGAAAGATTGTTTTATAATTTTGCAAACAAGCCAGTCCTGCGGGGCTGGCTTATTTGCTTTTTCACGGGAAGCAAATCATCAAAAACCGTTCTGCTGGTTATAATTAACAAACCTGTAATTGTGTTTTTCGCCCTCGAATGATACAATAGAGGCAATGACTTCAAAACCGCAAAGGAGAAAACGAAATGGAACGATTTCCCGGTTATACCACCCTGCGCACCGAGCCTTGCCCGGAACAGCACGGGACCCTGACCGTGCTCACCCATGATGTGAGCGGTGCCACCGTGCTGCTGGTGGAAAATGAAGATATCAATAAGGCATTCGGCATCGGCTTCGGTACCTTCCCGTCCGATGATACCGGTGTGTTCCACATTCTGGAACACTCGGTGCTGGCGGGCAGCGAGAAGTACCCGGTCACTTCGCCGTTTCTGCAGCTGCTCAAAAGCAGCATGGCGTCCTTCCTCAATGCCATGACCTTCCCGGACAAGACCGTGTACCCTTTTGCTACCCCCAACGAGACCGACTTCAAGAACCTGATGGATGTCTACCTGAATGCGGTGTTCTGCCCGCTGGCTATGGTGGACAAGGCGGTGTTCGAGCAGGAGGGCTGGCACCGCAGTGCCGACGGTACCGTGAGCGGAGTGGTGTACAACGAGATGCAGGGTGCACTGGCCGCACCGGATGCACAGCTGGAAAATGCACTGGAACGGGCCATGTTCCCGGATACAGCCTACGGCTTTGTTTCCGGCGGTGACCCGGCCAGCATCCCGGCACTGACCTACGAAAAATATAAGCGGGTGTACCGCCGCCATTACAGTGCAGACAATTGCTGCATCACCCTTTACGGCAGGATGGATATGGCTGAAAAGCTGGAACTGCTGGACAGAGATTATCTCTCTAAAATGCCCAATGGCACCAGCCGTCCGCGGCTGACCGTGCAGGACGAGCAGGCCGGAGCCTGCGTGGAGCTGCCCTACTACACGGAAAACCCGGAGCCGGACGAGGTGCAGTGTGCACTGGCATGGTACACCGGTGCCTTTGCGGACCGGGAGCGTCAGCTGGGCGTGGAGGTTCTGCTGGACGCCTTGCTTGGCACCAACAACTCACCGCTGAAAGCCGCGCTGCTGGCCGAAAAGCTGGGTGCGGATATCGACATCGGCTTTGATGACAGCACCCTGCAGCCGGTGCTGGAGCTGGTGCTGCGCGGTGCTACCAAAGAGACTGCAGGCCGGTTTTCTGCCGCTGTGCGCAAGGCCGTGGACGGCATCCTGACCGAGGGCATCCCGCAGGAGCTGCTGCTGGCCTCGCTGAACGCGGCAGAGTTCGCGTCCCTTGAGCGCCCGGGCAGCCTGCCGGACGGCGTGCTGGATGCCATCAACGCTTCCACCGGCTGGCTGCACACCGGCGACCCGGCCCTGCTGCTGCACACGGACAGGCTGTTTGCTTCCCTGCGGGAAAAGATGGCCGACGGCTGGTTCGATGAGCTGCTGCGTGAGCTGTTTGCACCGGCCCCGGTGCAGGTGGTGCAGGTGCCCACCCTGCCCGGAAAGGACGAGGAGAACGCGCCTGTCCGCACCGACGGCAAGCTGGTGCTGGAACACCCGCTGACCGCCGCCGACCTTGGCGACGGCGCAAAGACTGCACCCGGAACGCGGGAACTGATGGCCGGGGCACAGCTGCTGCATCACCCCTCGGCGGGCAGCCTGTATCTGAATTTCTACTATGACCTTGGCAATGTGAAGCCCGAGGACATGCAGTATCTTGACCTGCTGACCGATGTGCTGGACGAACTGGACAGCAGCAAGCATACCGCCCGGCAGCTGAACACCCTGCGCAGCACATGGCTGGGCGACAGCCGCGTGCAGCTGGACATCTGGACCGGCCGTCAGGAGGGCGCACCCTGCCACGCAAAGCTGAGCCTGTGCCTGAGCCTTCTGGAACGCAGTCTGGATAAGGCAGTGGAGCTGGGCGGCGAGTGGCTGTATGACACCATCCTCACCGGTCCGGTGGCAGAAGCAGCCTTTGCCCGGGTGCTGAGCCAGCAGAAGCTGAACATGGAACAGCAGTTCATCCAGCAGGGCAACGTATACGCAGCCACCCGCGCCGGTGCCCACTACACGGTGGACGGTGCGGTGAGCGAACGCTGCAGCGGCGTGAGCTACTATAAGTTCCTGTGCGGCGTGCAGGAGCGGGGCAACTGGGCCGCTTTGGGCGAAAAGCTGGATGCTCTGCGCACCGAGGTGCTGCAGCACGCGCAGCTCACCGTCAGCCTGCACGGCAGCGAGGATGCCCTTGCCAGACTGCGCACCCTGCTGCCGGAAAGCCGCTTTGCCGCCGAGGGCCGTGCTGCGGCAAGACCCTACACCGAGCCGCTGACCCCGCCGGTGAATGAAGCCTTCGTGATCGATGGCGGCGTGAACTACGATGTGCTGGTGTGGCCCATGGAGCGCCGCAGCGACCGCAAGGTGCTGGCCCGCGTGATGAGCTACGAATACCTGTGGCACAGCATCCGCGAGGTGGGCGGCGCTTACGGCACCGGAATGCTCTCCTCGGACGGCGTGGAGTACCTGTACACCTACCGCGACCCCCATGTAAAGGAAAGCTACGACACCTTTGCAAAAGGCCCGGAAGAACTGGCAGCCCGGGAGTACACCGAAAAAGATCTGAACGATTTTATCGTGGGTGCCGCAGCCAAGCTGGACACTCCCCGCAAGCCCCGCGCCGAGGCCCGGGAGATCGACCGCCGGTATTTCTGCGGCATCACGGACGAGATGGTGTCGGCCGACCGCAGAGCCCTGTGCGCTGTGGATGCTGCCCTGCTGAAGGAGCAGGCCGCAGAGCTGGGTGCCGCCATGGCAAACGGTGTGCGGGTGGTGTTTGGCAGCAAGGATGCTGTGGAAGCCGCAAAAGACCTGTTTGATACGGTGGAAACGCTGTAAGGGATGAAGGGCCAGTGTGCCGGTAGCTTTCTCCTCGGACACGAGTACGGGTTGCGGCACCCAGCGGATGCTTCGTGCTTTGAGCAGCACTCGCATCCTGCTGGCCGCTGTCCCAACAGCAACTTCCTGTTTCCGCCACTGGCGGCGGTCGTTGCTGTTGCAGGCCATTCCATCGCCCGCCCTATTGCCTTCGGCAATAGGGTCCCACCCCAGCGGACGGTCCTCGGAGAAACTCCCGGCCCGCTGACCGGACGCATCTGCTGAACTGCCTACTGCAAAAGTATAAAAAGTGCCTGATGATACGAAAAATGTCATCGGGCACTTTTACTTTTTGTAAAGAAACGGAAAAATTTTAAAAGCAGGGTTGACGCGGCAAAAAAGCAGTGGTAAAGTAATGGGCGGAAAAGGCAAAAAGTGTCTTTTTACAACAGGAAAACGAGGTGGTTGTCATGGAACCTGCTGGCAGTAGCAGCAGTCTTTCTCCCCGATTACTTTATATGATGGCAGCCGCCGTTTCTGCTTTGCGCAGACCCTGCTGTGTGTGAATGCACACGGTGCGTGTTTGTGTTCCCTGAAAAGAAGAAACGAGAGCTGCCACTGAAAAGGAGGCAGCTTTTTTATGTCTGAAATTTCGATCGATACCCTCAAGACCATGCTGGCCAATCTGGACGATGCCAAAAAGTACCAGAGCCTGCGGGACGTGATGGAGACCCTGCCTGCACCCGATCTGGCTGCAGTGTTCGAGGATCTGCCTGCGGAAAAGCTCCCGGTGCTGTTCCGCCTGTGCCCCAAAGACCTTGCGGCAGATGTGTTCGCCGAGCTGACGCCCGCGACCCAGCAGCAGCTCATCGACGGCCTGACTGATACCGAGCTGAAGGCGGTGGTGGATGAACTGTTCATGGACGATGCCACCGACCTTGTGGAGGAGATGCCTGCGAATGTGGTCAAGCGCATTCTGGCTCAGGCAGATCCCGCTACCCGCCGCATGATCAACGAGCTGCTCAAGTATCCGGAGGACTCGGCCGGCGGCGTGATGACCACCGAGCTGATGGCGCTGCGGCCGGATATGACCGTGGCACAGGCCATGGACACGATCCGGGAAAATGGCTTTGATAAGGAGACCATCAACAACTGCTATGTGACCGACAGCAGCCGCAGACTGGTGGGTGTGGTCTCCCTGCGGGCGCTGGTGCTGGCAAAGAACACGGAGGAGCCTATCAAGGACCTGATGGATTCCAAGGTAGTCAGCGTGAGCACCACTACGGATCAGGAGGACGTCTCCAAGCTGTTCGAGAAATACGGCTTTCTGGCCATCCCGGTGGTGGACGCCGAGAACCGGCTGGTGGGCATCGTGACCATTGACGATGCCATCAGCATCCTGCAGGATGAGGCCAGCGAGGATATCGCAAAAATGAACGCCATCGGCCCCTCCGACAAGCCCTACTTCAAGCAGAGCATGTGGGACCTGTACAAGAGCCGTGCGCCGTGGCTGCTGTTCCTGATGATCAGCGCCACCTTCTCCAGTCTGGTCATTCGCGGCTACGAGGACGCACTGGCCGCTGTGACCGTGC is part of the Faecalibacterium sp. HTF-F genome and harbors:
- a CDS encoding zinc dependent phospholipase C family protein gives rise to the protein MPSTYAHRRFGANVLEHLPDELRAQLEQNRELYDIGLHGPDLLFYYHAAKSNPVGALGNAMHEEPGRVFFDRARRVVHCAADRDAALAYALGFVCHFALDSTCHPYVEQFTRESGVTHCEIETEFDNMLLRRDGYDPLKFFTASHIHPSEKNAGIIAPFYEGISEQTALEALKGMISVHRLLQASNPVKRWVVLTGMKVVGKYDMLHGLVANPQPNPKCVKSGKQLEALYAKALPLAETLILEFMAKLDTEEPLDKAYDHTFGEF
- a CDS encoding NAD(P)H-dependent glycerol-3-phosphate dehydrogenase is translated as MTKKKIGVLGAGTWGMALARMLCVSGNEVQVWSALPAEVDSLSAARVHPNLPGMKIPAELQFTKSIEEVCTGKDVLLFAVPSVFVRSTTAKARPYIPDGQILVDVAKGMEPDTLYTMTEVIADELNREGGPKGVKLVALSGPTHAEEVALDMPTTIVSACPDERAAEFVQDVFSNTCMRVYTNPDIKGVELSGALKNVIALGVGISTGLGYGDNARAALITRGIAEIARLGVAMGCNIHTFAGLAGIGDLIVTATSMHSRNNRAGILIGKGESPEQAVKEVGMVVEGINALPAAMELAAKYNVEMPIVQTVNAIVKEGMSASDALRTLMDRNRKNEMPQGYENNG
- a CDS encoding amino acid ABC transporter permease, whose translation is MFEAFFSNRTVSVLAEALPRILTAGLTMTIPLTLVSFFFAMIIAVAVALVQYANVPVLRQIARFYIWVIRGTPLLVQLFIIFYGLPSVGIMLDAFPAAVIAFAFNEGAYCAETMRGALESVPQGQLEAGYCVGMSWWQIMRRIVLPQALRTAVPALSNSLIGMIKDTSLASNITVAELFMAGQRVAARTYIFLPIYCEVAVVYLLFCTVITKLQALLERRLNAHGFQ
- a CDS encoding transporter substrate-binding domain-containing protein gives rise to the protein MKRRTFISLMSVMAAAGVLTLAGCSNSSSSTAASGTAASVAPAASDQLSSIQSSGKLIVALEGAWQPWSFHDESDTLVGYDVEVSRAIAEKLGVEPEYVESDWDSLFAGLDAGRYDIVCNGVEVTDERAKTYDFTVPYGYIHTALAVRKDNEDITSFEDLKGKTTANSLASTYMELAESYGATVQGIDTLEETIQLLTAGRIDATLNADVSFYDYLNVHPDADFKLVAQTEDASHVAIPLRKGDASATLLEAINTAIEELRADGTLKELSEKYFGQDISAEN
- the uvrC gene encoding excinuclease ABC subunit UvrC, with the protein product MTKAELYQKACMLPLLPGVYIIRDKSDTIIYIGKAKRLRIRVSQYFREGVPHDNKVSQMIAHAYAFDVIVCQSEFEALVLEASQIKAHTPKYNILLKDDKGYSYIKVTKEPWPRLSFVLQKEEDDAEYIGPYTSSFAARQMAETAMDAFLLPRCNKRFPQEIGRGRPCLNAHIGKCMAVCSGKICCETYNEAVKNAVHLIRYGKKDILKILNERMQEASDRLEFETAALLRDQIAAITKVSAGQKVIVDPDVEMDVVALAGTPDSVCAAVLRFRDGRLTDKREFLFHDTSDIAAVREEFLPRYYLDDEQIPKIIAVDELPPDSDALQQALNEKRGSEVQLYVPQRGDKAHLVEMAHTNAVERLARESGRYAREEKLLDELAQVLGLAKPPRAIESYDISNWGDGSSVCGMVTFRDGKPYKAGYRRFKMKTVAGTDDYASLAETVSRRAAEYEKYAELAKKGEPCSNWFGQKPDLLLMDGGRGQVSAAKEALAGTALADVPLYGMVKDDHHRTRAIVDSEGREIAINMNRGTFTFITAIQDETHRFANAYRKQQMKQKSYSSTLTEIPGIGPKTAKALMAQFKSVGAVKEATPDQLENTPGVGKQTAQTIYEYFHA
- a CDS encoding MFS transporter, whose protein sequence is MKHEKFKVTPLERAWILYDVGNSAFVLMIATLVPIFFNALAEAGGLSSVNYLAYWGYASSVVTVITAVLGPILGTLADTRGFKKPIFMLCLFVGVAGCCAMGLATTWLPFLLIFILAKIGFSGSLVFYDSMLGDVTTPERMDVVSSQGYAWGYIGSCLPFVVCLALVLGSGAIGLSQMTALSVALLITAVWWLGTTLPLLRKYKQINYVEVKQHAIQQSFVRIGHTLKHLHEDKQVFWFLLAFFCYIDGVYTIIDMATAYGTALGLETTGLLLALLVTQIVAFPSALIFGRLSAKYPSSQLIPVCIAAYTGIAVFAFFLTSQWQFWVLAVLVGMFQGGVQALSRSHFAKIIPVEKSGEYFGLFDICGKGASFLGTMIVSVGSQLTGSANVGIGMLAVLFAVGFVLFRVSCGTEDAKQV
- a CDS encoding amino acid ABC transporter ATP-binding protein gives rise to the protein MAMLEIRNVQKTFRTDAKPGLHAGIFHRPGARKAAQELQVLRGVDLTVEKGDVVAILGPSGSGKTTLLRCLNFLETADAGQLILDGESFDLAHANRADIARLRKKTAFVFQNYNLFRNKTALQNVTEGLIVARRMPREQADAVGMKMLAKVGLADRADSYPRQLSGGQQQRVAIARALASDPEIIYFDEPTSALDPELTGEVLSVMRQLAEEGMTMLVVTHEMGFARNVSSKTVFMENGVVVEQAPSRQFFADPKEERTREFLRKIAHTE